In Fibrobacter sp. UWB10, a single window of DNA contains:
- a CDS encoding PIN domain-containing protein codes for MNKAIEKSRVLFLDTGAVVRLLQMHPDYYPVVSSVLDYAYENNLTVLVSDVTLFEISKKAFAAGEGLLSRQYREFFEHSRNVKPCEVTGEIAVKAAELATKNLTTEESLRLATAFVCGADCILTDSAAFTDLTDIPVVLLDDVE; via the coding sequence ATGAATAAGGCAATTGAAAAATCGAGAGTGCTTTTTTTAGACACGGGCGCCGTTGTGCGCCTGCTGCAGATGCATCCGGATTATTATCCGGTGGTATCTTCGGTGCTCGATTATGCCTACGAAAATAATCTGACGGTTCTGGTTTCGGACGTTACCTTGTTTGAAATTTCAAAGAAGGCCTTTGCCGCAGGCGAAGGTCTTTTGTCGCGCCAGTACCGTGAATTCTTTGAGCATTCCCGCAACGTCAAGCCCTGCGAGGTGACAGGCGAAATTGCCGTGAAGGCGGCTGAACTTGCCACAAAGAATTTGACGACAGAAGAATCACTGCGCCTTGCTACGGCCTTTGTATGCGGAGCCGATTGCATTTTGACAGATTCTGCTGCGTTTACTGACCTGACAGATATTCCGGTTGTCCTGCTCGACGACGTAGAGTAG
- a CDS encoding YraN family protein produces METNNETSKENNKPYNKPKGNYIETLASAYLCREGYQIVARNYAYKGGELDIIARDGKTLVFVEVKSVWNNQQGNPAARVNALKQKKIWKTACHFLATQKDEAPQGFDTPCRFDVLTARAYQKPLQFTHYKNAFEGTQVIPQI; encoded by the coding sequence ATGGAAACCAACAACGAAACTTCGAAAGAAAACAACAAACCCTACAACAAACCTAAGGGCAACTACATCGAGACTCTTGCCTCGGCGTATTTATGCCGCGAAGGCTACCAGATTGTCGCCCGCAATTACGCCTACAAGGGCGGCGAATTAGACATAATCGCCCGCGACGGGAAAACGCTTGTATTTGTCGAAGTCAAGTCCGTATGGAACAACCAGCAAGGAAATCCTGCCGCAAGAGTCAACGCTTTAAAACAGAAAAAAATTTGGAAAACAGCCTGCCATTTTCTAGCCACACAAAAAGACGAGGCTCCCCAAGGATTTGACACCCCTTGCCGTTTCGATGTGCTGACCGCGCGAGCTTACCAAAAGCCACTTCAGTTCACACACTACAAGAATGCCTTCGAAGGCACGCAGGTGATCCCGCAGATATAA